A genomic region of Halobacteriovorax sp. JY17 contains the following coding sequences:
- the rplN gene encoding 50S ribosomal protein L14 → MIQMQTKLLVADNSGAKEVKCVKVLGGSKRMSAGLGDIIVVAVQQTLPGGKIKKGDVKKAVIVRTAYPLRREDGSYIQFDNNSVVILNNNNEPVGTRIFGPVARELRGKNFTKICSLAPEVL, encoded by the coding sequence ATGATTCAAATGCAAACAAAGCTTCTGGTAGCAGATAACTCAGGAGCAAAAGAAGTAAAGTGTGTTAAGGTTTTAGGCGGTTCTAAGAGAATGAGCGCTGGCCTTGGCGATATTATAGTGGTAGCAGTACAGCAAACACTTCCTGGTGGAAAAATCAAGAAGGGTGATGTTAAGAAAGCAGTAATTGTACGTACAGCTTACCCATTAAGAAGAGAAGATGGATCATATATCCAATTTGATAATAATAGTGTGGTGATCTTAAACAACAATAATGAACCAGTAGGTACTCGTATCTTTGGTCCAGTTGCGAGAGAGTTAAGAGGGAAGAACTTTACGAAGATCTGTTCTCTGGCACCGGAAGTTTTATAA
- the rpsL gene encoding 30S ribosomal protein S12: MPTINQLIRKGRTDKQTKTKSPALVACPQRRGVCTRVYTTTPKKPNSAMRKVCRVRLTSGFEVTSYIGGEGHNLQEHSIVLLRGGRVKDLPGVRYHTIRGALDATGVDKRGQRRSKYGCKKPKK, translated from the coding sequence ATGCCTACGATTAACCAATTGATTAGAAAAGGTAGAACGGATAAGCAGACAAAGACTAAGTCTCCTGCCCTAGTAGCCTGCCCTCAGCGTAGAGGGGTTTGTACGAGAGTTTATACAACTACTCCTAAGAAACCTAACTCGGCGATGAGAAAAGTTTGTAGAGTAAGATTAACTTCAGGTTTTGAAGTAACTTCTTACATTGGTGGCGAAGGTCACAACCTCCAAGAACACAGTATTGTTCTTCTTAGAGGTGGAAGAGTTAAAGATCTTCCAGGTGTTAGATACCATACTATTCGTGGTGCTCTTGATGCAACAGGTGTTGATAAAAGAGGACAAAGACGTTCTAAGTATGGTTGCAAGAAGCCTAAGAAATAA
- the rpsS gene encoding 30S ribosomal protein S19: protein MARSLKKGPFVDYHLLEKVLKVMDEDNKSSKVIKTWSRRSTIVPEFIGLTFAVHNGKKFIPVYVTDNMIGHKLGEFALTRTYYGHGADKKAKRK, encoded by the coding sequence ATGGCCCGTTCACTTAAAAAAGGTCCTTTTGTTGATTACCACTTACTTGAGAAAGTTCTTAAAGTAATGGATGAAGATAACAAAAGTTCAAAAGTAATTAAGACTTGGTCTAGAAGATCAACAATTGTTCCAGAATTTATTGGACTAACTTTTGCTGTTCATAATGGTAAGAAGTTTATTCCAGTTTATGTAACTGACAATATGATTGGACACAAGTTAGGGGAATTTGCACTTACTAGAACGTACTACGGTCACGGTGCTGATAAGAAAGCAAAAAGAAAATAA
- the rpsG gene encoding 30S ribosomal protein S7: protein MSRKRRAPARLVLPDPVYQDVVISKCVNSLMIQGKKSAAEKIFYGAMSIVEKKTGEEPLKVFKKALSNIKPAVEVKSRRIGGATYQIPVEVRPNRRQSLALRWLREYSKNRGGKTMMEKLADEIVDASQGRGGAVKKREDVYKMAEANKAFAHLKW, encoded by the coding sequence ATGAGTAGAAAACGTAGAGCGCCTGCGAGACTGGTTCTTCCAGATCCAGTGTATCAAGACGTAGTGATTTCTAAATGTGTCAACAGTTTGATGATACAAGGAAAGAAGTCAGCAGCAGAAAAAATCTTTTACGGTGCGATGAGTATCGTTGAAAAGAAAACTGGTGAAGAGCCATTAAAAGTATTTAAAAAAGCACTTTCAAACATCAAGCCGGCTGTAGAAGTTAAGTCTCGTCGTATTGGTGGTGCTACATACCAAATTCCAGTAGAAGTAAGACCTAACAGACGTCAGTCTTTAGCACTTAGATGGCTTAGAGAATACTCTAAGAATAGAGGTGGTAAGACTATGATGGAGAAGTTAGCAGACGAAATCGTTGATGCTTCTCAAGGTAGAGGTGGAGCTGTTAAGAAACGTGAAGACGTTTACAAAATGGCTGAAGCAAACAAAGCATTTGCTCACCTTAAGTGGTAA
- the rplB gene encoding 50S ribosomal protein L2, which translates to MGIKKFKPTTPSLRRMQVVNSDELTKGVAPEKKLLAPKKSTAGRNNSGTITVRHRGGGVKRRYRVIDFKRAKLDIPAKVQAISYDPNRTCNIALLAYADGEKRYILAPVGLKAGDTVISSATADITVGNSKQLKDIPVGTLVHNVELHPGAGGQFARSAGAYVQVMAKEGEMALLRMPSGELRKVRSVCRATIGQVGNLDHEKRNIGKAGRKRMLGFRPTVRGVVMNPVDHPHGGGEGRTSGGRHPVTPWGKPTKGFKTRKNKRTDKFIVKRRK; encoded by the coding sequence ATGGGTATTAAAAAATTTAAACCGACAACTCCTTCGCTAAGACGTATGCAAGTCGTAAATAGTGACGAGTTGACTAAAGGTGTAGCACCCGAAAAGAAATTATTGGCTCCTAAGAAGAGCACAGCAGGTAGAAATAACTCTGGAACAATCACTGTTAGACACAGAGGTGGCGGAGTTAAGAGAAGATACAGAGTAATTGACTTCAAAAGAGCCAAACTTGATATCCCTGCGAAGGTACAAGCAATTAGTTACGATCCAAACAGAACGTGTAACATTGCTCTTTTAGCTTATGCTGACGGTGAGAAAAGATATATTCTTGCTCCTGTTGGATTAAAAGCTGGAGACACTGTTATCTCATCTGCTACTGCAGATATTACTGTTGGTAACTCAAAGCAACTTAAGGACATCCCAGTTGGTACGTTAGTTCACAATGTTGAATTACATCCAGGTGCTGGTGGTCAGTTCGCAAGATCTGCTGGAGCTTATGTACAGGTAATGGCTAAAGAAGGTGAGATGGCGCTTCTAAGAATGCCTTCAGGTGAGCTTAGAAAGGTAAGATCTGTTTGTAGAGCCACGATTGGTCAGGTTGGAAATCTTGATCATGAAAAAAGAAACATTGGTAAGGCTGGGCGTAAAAGAATGCTTGGTTTCAGACCAACGGTTCGTGGTGTTGTTATGAATCCAGTTGATCACCCGCATGGTGGTGGTGAAGGTAGAACTTCAGGTGGTAGACACCCAGTTACACCTTGGGGTAAACCAACTAAAGGTTTCAAAACAAGAAAGAATAAAAGAACAGATAAATTTATTGTTAAAAGAAGAAAATAG
- the rpsQ gene encoding 30S ribosomal protein S17, with amino-acid sequence MSVENKKFKRTLEGVVVSDKNDKTITVNVVRRFKHRTYNKFVSSSKRYHAHDENNTAKLGDKVTIIESRPHSKLKKWELVGAQK; translated from the coding sequence ATGAGTGTTGAAAATAAAAAATTTAAAAGAACGCTAGAAGGTGTTGTTGTTTCTGATAAGAATGATAAGACTATAACTGTAAACGTTGTTCGTCGTTTTAAGCACAGAACATATAACAAGTTCGTTTCTTCTAGTAAGAGATATCACGCTCATGATGAAAATAACACGGCAAAACTTGGAGATAAGGTAACGATCATTGAATCTAGACCACACTCTAAGTTGAAAAAATGGGAACTTGTTGGAGCTCAGAAATAA
- the fusA gene encoding elongation factor G, with protein MSSVQIDSIRNIGIMAHIDAGKTTTTERILFYTGKSHKIGEVHDGAATMDWMVQEQERGITITSAATTCSWNKKNINIIDTPGHVDFTIEVERALRVLDGAVGVFDAVSGVEPQSETVWAQADKYKVPRIAFVNKMDRVGADFQNCLDEIRERLGKKAAAIQIPIGAEEDFLGMVDLVEMKGLFFSDDNLGATVEQREIPEDLKDEATLSREELIESLCDYNDDLAEAYLGGEEISIETIKAAIRSAVINDDFIPVLCGSAFKNKGVQPLLDAICDYLPSPIDRGEIKGHSAKDIEKEDTRKPSEEDLFSGLAFKIASDPFVGMLHYVRIYSGTLKQGATIYNPHKKKKERITKILQMHADKRTELAEARAGDIVAVSGLKDTITGETLCTDHKPIVYDLMDFPESVISVAIEPKTTADEKKLMESLSRLKLEDPSFTFQNNKETGQLLIYGMGELHLEIIADRLEREFKVGIRVGAPQVSYRESVLASGEAENTFDKEHGGKIQFGHVKLKVEPADHQAGVDFHTSLTKRDLPQEFIDAIEKSIHDTAPGGAMAGYAFINIKVTLLEAKYSEESSSEVAYIIAASNAFREACQKAGIGLLEPLMSLEVVTPIDYTGDVISDINMKRGKVLAMNAKQNKEVVEAEVPLAEMFGYSTDLRSKSQGRASFTMNFSKYEGLSRDMAKVILEKKGIYI; from the coding sequence ATGAGCTCAGTTCAAATCGATTCAATCCGCAACATTGGCATCATGGCACACATTGATGCAGGCAAGACTACAACAACAGAGCGTATTCTCTTTTATACGGGAAAGAGTCATAAGATTGGTGAAGTTCATGACGGTGCGGCGACAATGGACTGGATGGTTCAGGAGCAAGAAAGAGGTATAACAATTACCTCTGCAGCAACAACATGTTCATGGAATAAGAAAAATATAAATATAATTGATACACCCGGACACGTAGACTTTACAATCGAAGTTGAAAGGGCCCTTAGAGTGCTTGACGGCGCTGTAGGCGTCTTTGATGCTGTGTCTGGAGTTGAGCCTCAGTCCGAAACAGTTTGGGCACAGGCTGATAAATATAAAGTTCCTAGAATTGCTTTTGTAAATAAAATGGACCGAGTTGGTGCAGATTTTCAAAACTGTTTAGATGAAATAAGAGAGAGACTTGGTAAGAAGGCCGCAGCTATTCAGATTCCAATAGGGGCTGAAGAAGATTTTCTTGGAATGGTTGATCTAGTTGAGATGAAGGGGTTATTTTTTAGCGATGACAATCTTGGTGCAACAGTTGAGCAAAGAGAAATCCCTGAAGATTTAAAAGACGAGGCAACACTCTCTAGAGAAGAGCTCATCGAATCTCTTTGTGATTACAATGACGACCTAGCAGAGGCGTATCTTGGTGGAGAAGAGATTTCTATCGAAACTATTAAGGCCGCGATAAGATCTGCTGTCATAAACGATGACTTTATTCCTGTTCTATGTGGATCAGCTTTTAAGAATAAAGGCGTTCAGCCATTATTAGACGCAATCTGTGACTATCTTCCATCTCCAATAGATCGTGGAGAAATTAAAGGCCATAGCGCTAAAGATATTGAAAAAGAAGATACAAGAAAACCATCTGAAGAAGATCTCTTTAGTGGATTAGCATTTAAGATCGCTTCGGATCCTTTTGTTGGTATGCTTCACTATGTTCGAATTTATTCAGGAACATTAAAGCAAGGTGCAACTATTTATAATCCGCACAAAAAGAAAAAAGAAAGAATTACAAAAATTCTTCAGATGCATGCTGACAAGAGAACAGAGCTTGCAGAAGCTAGGGCTGGAGATATTGTTGCTGTATCAGGATTAAAAGATACTATTACTGGAGAAACTCTTTGTACGGATCATAAGCCAATTGTTTATGATCTAATGGACTTTCCCGAATCTGTAATTTCTGTCGCTATCGAGCCAAAGACAACGGCTGACGAAAAGAAGTTGATGGAATCACTTTCAAGATTAAAATTAGAAGATCCATCGTTCACATTTCAAAATAATAAAGAAACTGGTCAGTTATTAATTTATGGAATGGGTGAACTTCATCTTGAAATTATCGCAGATAGGTTAGAGCGTGAATTTAAAGTGGGGATACGTGTTGGAGCACCTCAAGTTTCTTATAGAGAAAGTGTTTTAGCGTCAGGTGAGGCGGAGAATACATTTGATAAAGAGCACGGAGGTAAAATTCAATTTGGTCATGTCAAATTGAAAGTTGAGCCTGCAGACCATCAAGCAGGCGTTGACTTCCATACGTCGCTTACGAAGAGAGATTTGCCACAAGAATTTATCGATGCGATTGAGAAGTCAATTCATGATACTGCTCCAGGTGGGGCCATGGCCGGATACGCCTTTATAAATATTAAAGTGACTTTATTAGAAGCAAAATATAGTGAAGAATCTTCATCGGAAGTTGCTTATATAATCGCGGCTTCAAATGCATTTAGAGAAGCCTGTCAGAAAGCAGGAATTGGTTTACTCGAACCATTAATGTCTTTAGAAGTTGTTACGCCAATCGATTACACTGGTGATGTGATTTCTGATATAAATATGAAACGTGGTAAAGTTTTGGCCATGAATGCAAAACAAAATAAAGAAGTTGTTGAAGCAGAAGTCCCGTTAGCTGAAATGTTTGGTTATAGTACTGATCTAAGATCAAAATCGCAGGGAAGAGCAAGCTTCACAATGAACTTTAGTAAGTATGAAGGTCTTTCTCGAGATATGGCAAAAGTAATACTTGAAAAAAAGGGTATATATATTTAA
- the rplX gene encoding 50S ribosomal protein L24 produces the protein MQKIKVNDEVVVIAGKDKGKTGKVQRLNLKKSTLLVEGINLAKKALKPSQENPAGGFADMEKPIHLSNVAVVSPKTKKATRVRFEEKDGKQVRVAVACGSVLK, from the coding sequence ATGCAAAAGATAAAAGTTAATGATGAAGTTGTGGTAATTGCAGGAAAAGACAAAGGTAAGACAGGTAAAGTTCAAAGACTTAACTTGAAGAAAAGCACTTTGCTAGTTGAAGGTATCAACTTAGCTAAAAAAGCTTTAAAGCCTTCTCAAGAAAATCCTGCTGGTGGTTTTGCTGATATGGAAAAGCCAATCCACTTAAGTAATGTTGCTGTAGTAAGCCCAAAAACAAAAAAGGCTACTAGAGTAAGATTTGAAGAGAAAGACGGTAAACAGGTAAGAGTAGCAGTTGCATGCGGCTCTGTACTGAAGTAA
- the rplV gene encoding 50S ribosomal protein L22: MAITVKNRRVGIAPRKVRQVCDLVRNKKASEAIKILRFCEKKEIALMLTKLINSGLAIAADSDKYDMDNLVLTQIFTDEGPTLKRVQPRAQGRAFRVRKRSSHVTLELKEA, translated from the coding sequence ATGGCCATTACAGTTAAGAATCGCAGAGTAGGAATTGCTCCGAGAAAAGTAAGACAAGTATGCGACTTAGTAAGAAACAAGAAAGCATCAGAAGCAATTAAAATTCTTCGTTTTTGCGAAAAGAAAGAAATTGCACTTATGCTGACAAAGTTGATCAATAGTGGACTTGCTATTGCAGCTGATTCTGATAAGTACGATATGGACAATCTAGTTCTAACTCAAATCTTCACAGATGAGGGTCCAACTCTGAAAAGAGTTCAGCCAAGAGCTCAGGGTCGTGCCTTTAGAGTTAGAAAAAGAAGTAGCCACGTTACTTTAGAATTGAAAGAAGCATAG
- the tuf gene encoding elongation factor Tu: protein MAKESFDRSKPHVNIGTIGHVDHGKTTLTAAISITLANALGGAVRKFDEIDSAPEEKARGITINTSHIEYETASRHYAHVDCPGHADYVKNMITGAAQMDGAILVCSAADGPMPQTREHILLARQVGVPAIVVFLNKVDQVDDEELLELVEMEVRELLSSYDFPGDDLPIVAGSALAALEMRDDAIGKDKVLELMAQVDEYIPTPARDIDKNFLMPVEDVFSISGRGTVCTGRIERGIVKVNEEVEIVGIKETTKTTVTGVEMFRKLLDEGRAGDNVGLLLRGVKREDIERGQCLIKPGTVKPHAKFKCEVYILSKEEGGRHTPIFKGYRPQFYFRTTDVTGAIELAAGTEMIMPGDNTSFDVELITPIAMEKGLKFAIREGGRTIGAGTVSEIVE, encoded by the coding sequence ATGGCAAAGGAATCTTTTGACAGAAGTAAGCCGCACGTAAACATCGGTACGATTGGGCACGTTGACCACGGTAAAACAACATTAACAGCAGCGATTTCAATCACTCTTGCAAATGCACTAGGTGGAGCAGTAAGAAAGTTCGACGAGATTGACTCTGCTCCAGAAGAGAAAGCGAGAGGGATTACAATTAATACTTCTCACATTGAATATGAGACAGCTTCGAGACATTATGCTCACGTAGATTGTCCAGGTCACGCGGATTATGTAAAGAACATGATTACAGGTGCGGCACAGATGGATGGAGCGATCCTAGTATGTTCAGCAGCAGACGGACCAATGCCTCAGACTAGAGAGCATATCCTTCTTGCTAGACAGGTTGGTGTTCCAGCGATCGTAGTATTTTTAAATAAAGTAGACCAAGTAGATGACGAAGAACTACTTGAGCTTGTAGAGATGGAAGTAAGAGAACTTCTTTCTTCTTATGATTTCCCAGGTGACGATCTTCCAATCGTAGCAGGTTCAGCGCTTGCAGCACTTGAGATGAGAGACGATGCAATTGGTAAGGACAAAGTTCTTGAGCTAATGGCACAAGTTGACGAGTACATCCCAACTCCAGCGAGAGATATCGATAAGAATTTCTTAATGCCAGTAGAAGATGTTTTCTCAATTTCAGGACGTGGTACAGTTTGTACAGGACGTATTGAAAGAGGGATCGTTAAGGTAAACGAAGAAGTAGAAATCGTTGGTATTAAAGAAACTACTAAGACAACAGTAACTGGTGTTGAGATGTTCAGAAAGCTTCTTGATGAAGGTAGAGCTGGAGATAACGTAGGACTTCTTTTAAGAGGTGTTAAAAGAGAAGATATCGAACGTGGACAGTGTTTAATTAAGCCAGGAACAGTTAAGCCACACGCGAAATTTAAGTGTGAAGTTTATATTCTTTCAAAAGAAGAGGGTGGAAGACACACTCCAATTTTCAAGGGATACAGACCACAGTTTTACTTCAGAACAACAGATGTGACAGGAGCTATTGAGTTAGCAGCTGGAACAGAGATGATCATGCCAGGAGACAACACTTCATTCGACGTAGAGTTAATTACTCCAATCGCAATGGAAAAAGGTCTTAAGTTCGCAATCCGTGAGGGTGGTAGAACAATCGGAGCAGGAACAGTATCTGAGATCGTTGAATAA
- the rplD gene encoding 50S ribosomal protein L4: protein MTDITVLNGKFETSGKLSTNVSLTSEDINVPVVHQVVKATLAGRRQGNACTKTKGEVSGGGAKPFKQKGTGRARQGSIRSSLMVGGGTAFGPKPRSYDQKLNKKVAAKAIQSVLADKLQAGKLTVVDSLESNGKTKELFATLSGKGLLPALLVAEKKDSLAIRAAKNLQYGKGLAVEGFSVYEAVKYENLVIEKAALEALLGRLG from the coding sequence ATGACAGATATAACAGTACTTAATGGAAAATTCGAAACTTCAGGAAAGCTAAGCACAAATGTAAGCCTTACTTCTGAAGACATAAACGTTCCTGTAGTTCACCAAGTAGTTAAAGCTACATTAGCTGGTAGAAGACAAGGTAACGCATGTACGAAAACTAAAGGTGAAGTTAGTGGTGGTGGAGCTAAGCCATTTAAGCAGAAAGGTACAGGTAGAGCACGTCAAGGTTCTATTAGATCTTCTCTTATGGTTGGCGGTGGTACTGCTTTTGGTCCAAAACCAAGAAGCTATGACCAGAAGCTAAATAAGAAAGTTGCTGCTAAAGCAATTCAGTCTGTATTGGCTGACAAGCTTCAAGCTGGAAAATTAACTGTAGTAGATTCTTTAGAGTCTAACGGTAAAACTAAAGAGCTTTTTGCTACTTTAAGTGGAAAGGGTTTATTGCCTGCACTATTAGTTGCTGAGAAGAAAGATTCTCTAGCAATTAGAGCTGCAAAAAATCTTCAGTACGGTAAAGGTCTTGCAGTTGAAGGTTTCAGTGTTTACGAAGCAGTAAAATACGAAAACTTAGTAATTGAAAAAGCTGCTCTAGAAGCACTTTTAGGAAGATTGGGGTAA
- the rpmC gene encoding 50S ribosomal protein L29, translated as MQKLELSEISGLDNKQIDAKVKEMRTSLFNLRMQKTASGLEKPHTVRIAKGNIARLLTVKNSKGK; from the coding sequence ATGCAAAAACTAGAATTAAGCGAAATAAGTGGATTAGATAACAAGCAAATTGACGCCAAAGTTAAAGAGATGAGAACTAGTCTCTTTAACTTGAGAATGCAGAAGACAGCATCAGGTTTAGAAAAGCCTCATACTGTTAGGATTGCTAAAGGAAATATTGCTCGTTTATTAACAGTAAAAAATTCTAAAGGTAAGTAG
- the rpsC gene encoding 30S ribosomal protein S3: MGQKVHPYGFRLGYIKGWQSNWYAKDNYATQLKEDLAIRNYVEKNMKNAAVSKTEISRTSDQIKVTVYTAKPGVAIGKKGAGIEKIRDDLKKLTKGTLIFNIAEVKRPDADSKLIAENIASQLEKRVAFRRAMKKVMQSAFRAGVKGIRVRTAGRLGGAEMARAEGYSERKVPLHTLRADIDYSTAEAHTTYGVIGVKVWVYKGEVYV, encoded by the coding sequence ATGGGACAAAAAGTACATCCATATGGTTTTAGATTAGGTTATATAAAAGGTTGGCAATCTAACTGGTATGCAAAGGATAACTATGCAACTCAGTTAAAAGAAGATCTTGCAATCAGAAATTATGTTGAAAAAAACATGAAGAATGCAGCCGTATCTAAAACTGAAATTTCAAGAACGTCTGATCAAATCAAGGTTACTGTTTATACAGCTAAGCCTGGGGTTGCGATCGGTAAGAAAGGCGCAGGAATTGAGAAGATTAGAGATGACCTTAAGAAATTAACTAAAGGAACTTTAATTTTTAATATTGCTGAAGTTAAGAGACCAGATGCAGATTCGAAGCTAATTGCGGAAAATATTGCGTCTCAGTTAGAAAAACGTGTTGCTTTTAGAAGAGCTATGAAGAAGGTTATGCAATCTGCCTTCAGAGCTGGAGTTAAAGGTATCAGAGTTAGAACTGCTGGTCGTCTTGGTGGTGCAGAAATGGCAAGAGCTGAGGGTTACTCAGAAAGAAAAGTGCCTCTTCACACATTAAGAGCAGATATAGATTACTCAACAGCTGAGGCCCACACTACATACGGTGTAATTGGGGTTAAGGTTTGGGTTTATAAAGGTGAAGTCTACGTATAA
- the rpsJ gene encoding 30S ribosomal protein S10, translated as MKEPRLRIKLRAYDYKLLDNSVSEIVNTAKETGARVAGPIPLPTEINKFTVLRGPHVNKKSREQFEMRTHKRLIDIVDPTQQTVDSLMKLDLSAGVDVEIKY; from the coding sequence ATGAAAGAACCAAGACTAAGAATTAAGCTTAGAGCTTACGATTATAAATTACTTGATAACTCTGTTAGCGAAATTGTTAACACAGCGAAAGAGACAGGTGCGAGAGTAGCTGGACCTATTCCTTTACCAACAGAAATTAATAAATTTACTGTTCTTAGGGGACCACACGTTAACAAGAAGTCTAGAGAGCAGTTCGAAATGAGAACTCACAAAAGACTTATTGATATCGTAGACCCAACACAACAAACTGTTGATAGCCTAATGAAGTTAGACTTATCAGCTGGTGTTGACGTAGAAATTAAATACTAG
- the rplW gene encoding 50S ribosomal protein L23 encodes MAQLENIIVKPLITEKAAVATEKYNRFGFVVGLKSNKNQIKEAVERLYDVKVLSVKTNITPGKTKRVGKAIKKTSKIKKAYVELGEGQKIEFFKGI; translated from the coding sequence ATGGCACAGTTAGAGAATATAATCGTAAAACCATTGATTACAGAAAAAGCAGCAGTAGCAACTGAGAAGTATAATAGATTTGGTTTTGTTGTAGGCCTTAAGTCTAATAAGAATCAGATTAAAGAAGCTGTTGAAAGACTTTATGACGTAAAAGTTTTAAGTGTTAAAACAAATATCACTCCAGGTAAGACAAAGAGAGTAGGAAAGGCTATTAAAAAGACTTCTAAAATCAAGAAGGCTTACGTGGAACTAGGTGAAGGTCAAAAAATAGAATTCTTTAAAGGAATCTAA
- the rplC gene encoding 50S ribosomal protein L3: MTEENTAVENQSTENSATANSIDLPAFYGVKAGMTRIFDENGNHVPVTVVKLIPNIVTQVKTVEKDGYEAYQVGYGEKREKLVKKPIKGHLKSANVSANLTKFAEIKNETVSNDDLGKEVSVSSFTPETYVDVTGVTKGKGFQGVMKKYNFAGGPAAHGSHFHRTTGSIGNRATPGRVFKLKKMPGHMGAVKQTVQNVKVVEVNTEKGYMLIKGSLPGSKNSFIKIARALKK; the protein is encoded by the coding sequence ATGACAGAAGAAAATACAGCTGTTGAGAATCAGTCTACTGAAAATTCTGCAACTGCAAATTCAATCGACCTTCCTGCATTTTATGGCGTAAAAGCAGGTATGACTCGAATTTTCGATGAAAACGGTAACCATGTTCCTGTAACAGTCGTAAAATTAATCCCAAACATCGTAACTCAAGTGAAAACTGTTGAAAAAGACGGTTATGAAGCTTATCAAGTTGGTTATGGTGAGAAGAGAGAGAAATTGGTTAAGAAGCCAATTAAAGGTCACTTAAAGAGCGCAAACGTAAGTGCAAACTTAACGAAGTTCGCTGAAATCAAAAACGAAACAGTATCAAACGATGATCTAGGTAAAGAAGTATCTGTATCTTCATTTACTCCTGAGACTTACGTAGACGTAACTGGTGTTACTAAAGGTAAGGGTTTTCAAGGTGTAATGAAGAAGTACAACTTTGCTGGTGGTCCAGCTGCTCACGGTTCTCACTTCCATAGAACAACAGGTTCAATTGGTAACAGAGCTACTCCAGGTAGAGTTTTCAAATTGAAAAAAATGCCAGGACACATGGGTGCAGTTAAACAAACAGTTCAAAACGTCAAAGTTGTTGAAGTAAATACTGAAAAAGGTTACATGCTTATTAAAGGCTCGTTACCAGGTTCAAAAAATAGCTTCATTAAAATAGCTAGAGCTTTGAAGAAATAG
- the rplP gene encoding 50S ribosomal protein L16 — protein MLSPKRVKWRKQHKGRMKGKANRGNSITFGEFAIQATTCGYITSRQIEAARIAMTRKIKRGGNVWIKIFPDKSLTKKPAEVRMGKGKGSPEKWVAVIKPGRVLFEIKHFDAELSKEALKLAMYKLPVKTRIIKREE, from the coding sequence ATGCTAAGTCCTAAAAGAGTAAAGTGGCGTAAACAACATAAAGGTAGAATGAAGGGCAAAGCCAACCGTGGAAATAGTATCACGTTTGGGGAATTTGCTATACAAGCGACAACTTGTGGGTATATAACAAGCCGACAAATTGAAGCAGCCCGTATTGCCATGACAAGAAAGATTAAAAGAGGTGGTAACGTTTGGATTAAGATTTTTCCAGACAAGTCTCTTACTAAGAAACCTGCAGAAGTTAGAATGGGGAAAGGTAAAGGTTCTCCAGAAAAATGGGTAGCAGTAATTAAACCAGGTCGTGTACTTTTCGAAATTAAGCATTTTGATGCTGAATTAAGTAAAGAGGCTTTAAAGCTAGCAATGTACAAGCTTCCTGTTAAGACAAGAATTATTAAAAGAGAAGAATAA